In Salvelinus alpinus chromosome 19, SLU_Salpinus.1, whole genome shotgun sequence, the genomic stretch tgtaagtggtgttattgtgaaatggaattatctaggagcaacaacggctcagccgcgaagtggtaggccacacaagctcacagaacaggatcggcgagtgctgaagagcgttgcacgtaaaaatcgtctgtcctcagttgcaacactcacccctgagttccaaactgcctctggaggcaacgtcagcacaataactgtttgtcgggagcttcatgaaatgggtttacatagccgagcagccacatacaagcctaagatcaccatgcgcaatgccgagcgtcggctggagtggtgtaaagcttgctgccattggactctagagcagtggaaacacgttctctggagtgatgaattacgtttcaccatctggcagcccaatggacgaatctgggtttggcagatgccaggagaactctatCTGTCCGaacgcatagtgccaactgtaaagtttagtgtaggaggaataatgttctggggctgtttttcatggttagggctgggccccttagttccagtgaagggaaaaattaatgctacagcatatctagacgattctgtgcttccaactttgtgggggagatggccatttcctgtttcagtataacaatgcccctgtgcacaaagtgaggtccatacagaaatggtttgtcgagattggtgtggaagaacttgactggcctgcacagagccctgcccTTAACcccaaagtgaggtccatacagaaatggtttgtcaagatcggtgtggaagaacttgactggcctgcacagagccctgaccttaaccccatcaaacaccttaggGATGAATCTGAAcggcgactgcgagccaggcctaatcgccaaacaCCAGTGCCCGACctccctaatgctcttgtggctgaatggaagcaagtccccgcagcaatgttccaacatctagtggaaagccttcccacaagaatggaggctgttatagcagcaactcCATATTCATGCCCTTGATTTTGGTATGAGATGTTAGTCaagcagctgtccacatacttttgctcaTGTAGTGTATATGCTTCAGCAAGATTGGCTTCTTAGTGTTCaaagcaatggttatcaactgtaccgcagaaatggaacataaatcacagacaatagatgttgtggtggcagctgcagagaagtatttgggtgtacgagatttgacttcagaagagttccagggtgtgttgagtggtggtgtcccgtcctcccaggGCGTTGGCATGGTGCtggagcagatagggtcaaagtagtggaatggggtagtgggtttttatTGATGGTAGGGTTAGTTAggtgttttttaaaatatttctTTATAGCCTCTGACCTGTTATTAAACGTGATACATAACCTGAATAGAGTATATGTCTTGTCTGTATCATTTCTTCTGAGTCCTAATGTAACCTGTTTATAAAAGCAGCTCCACTGACCACTTCGTGCAGAATCAACAGCTGATCACCTGATCACTCGGTCTTTGGAAAATAGTTTCTGTGAATTGGAGAAGACATCTGTTTTTCGAGTCCGTCTAATTTCTGGTTTTCAAGCCAGTTATTGATTTACTAATGACTTGCAGCAGGTACAGATTGAAATATTGCTTTCAAATAACCCACCACTAGACAATACTGGACATTTCATTGTTTATGTATTTATCATTGAAGGAGCAACAGACAGCTACATATAACCCACACTAAGGTGCCTTTTCATACCTTAAGAGTTGAACCTGTATATTTACAGTATAAAATATCCACTTGGATGACACAACTGCAAATGGACGAGTaaaagttatttattttattttttatcttataCGATCTTCCCTTATACAAATAACACATATCCCTTCCTGACATAAACATAAAAAGTCTAACACGAGAAGAAAACACTCCCAAAAAACACAAAAGAGCAATAAGGTGAGTCATGTCTAAGGGGAAAAGGCCTTACAGCACACTTATGTGGTGTCTATATGTGAGCTCTTCATAGCCAAGGCATTGACCAATAGATACACTCTTAACTAGTGAGGTGGACCTTGGTTGCAAGTGATCaagggaatgtttgtgtttttattAGCATCAGGATCTGTGCAGTCAGTCACTGAGGAGTACACAGGTGAATGACCATCTACCTGTATTACATCAATATTTCCCTCTGAAACTAATCGTAGCCAAATTCTTCACTTTCCATCTTGTTCAAAGTTGTCAAATTCAAAACATCCAACTGATTCTCATTCATCTCCCTCATCGGTCTAATGCTCCTAATGTGAGccagtagtcagtagtcatccCCATTGGTCCTGGTTGGGTAATGAGAACGTGTCAGTGTCCTCCTGCAGCGGAACGTGTCCTCCTGCAGCGGCACGTGTCTGAAATGGACCCCTAGTCCCTatttagtgccctacttttgatcagagtcaTGTGGgtaaacactgagtgtacaaagcattaggaacacctgctctttccacgactgaccaggtgaaacctatgatcccttattgatgtcacctgttaaatccgctttatttatttaactaggcaagtcagttaagaacaaattcatatttacaatgacggcctaccccggccaaaccctaacgacgctgggccaattgtgcgcctccctatgacactcccaatcacggccggttgtgatacagcctggaatcaaaccagggtctgtagtgacacctctagcactacgatacagtgccttagaccgctgcgccaatcagtgtagatgaaggggaggagacaggttaaaaaatgatttttaagccttgagatatgGATTGTTTAAATGTGTGTACAAgtcctcttttttttttacaataacaACCATACATAAACAAAGTAAACACATTTCAACAAACAtcaatgacatcacacctgctcagacccacatgtttTCACCGCAACCATATACATCACGTATATCTCACAACCACACCCCCtaagtgtgccattcagagagtgaatggacaagacaaaatatttcagtggctttgaacagggtatgatagtaggtggggggggggtgcaagacaatattaggaaggtgttcttaatgtttggtacactcagtgtatattatgcaatagggaatagggttaattTCAGATGTAACCTAGGTGTGTTATGTGATGTCTGATGACGTCATCAGAGCTCGTCGTGGTGCAGTGTCGACGACGTCATCAGAACTCTTCATGATTGTGTCTCAGCGGCTCCTGGCTGGGCTGAATGAAGACACCCTCCATAGCCTTCCAGTAGTTGTTCTGGTTGGCAGTGCCCATGCCGTGCACCTCCCTCTGCCCGCGGATGGGGTGGCCGTACTGCTCGCCCGTCACGGTCAGGAAGGCGTCTGTGCCAACGTGTTTGAAGCGCACCGCCTCGTCCCGCTCCCAGATGGAGCCGTCACACTGCACCCTCCACACGTCCAGGTCATCCCCCTCGCCGTTCTCACCAAACGCACTCACCTCCTAAAGGTTGATGGACAGCACTGagggttagtggtgtgtgtgtatttgtgtttgttACCTGGTTACGGGACAGTGACTAGCTAAAATAGCGTGTGTGTTGTATTACCTGACTATTGACAGCAGCCacctagggtgtgtgtgtgtgtgtgtgtgtgtgtgtgtgtgtgtgtgtgtgtgtgtgtgtgtgtgtgtgcccactgCCTCTCTTACCTGGTTGTTGGACAGCGGCGAGCTGAAGTGGTGTGTGTGGAGGTTGCGTCCCGTGGTCATGTGCGTGATGCGGATGGCCTGATCACACTGGATGGGCACGCCGCGTTGGCAGGTCCCGTTGGGCTTCCCCCGAATCCTCCAGTAACTATTGGCATCATCTGCACTCTCTACGCCCGTCACAGACTGCTGCCCACTGCCTACAGTTTATAAAAGGAGTCAACAGCTTTACCTCAACCGCCATCTTGTCTTCATTCCCCTCTTCCTCGCCAGAGAGgtggtgggtataatttgtggaacgttccaacagaaATCTGTTACAAAAACTTTGTAAAgtacaaggttgccaacaaacaacgcatagaAAAGTAGCATGATCAATTCACCTAGCTGACGAAAAGGCATCAACTCACCACGTAGCTTATTCATAATGTTTGTCCATAGGCGACCAgagtgaggacagacatttttcgggAATAAACGTTGGGAGTGAAACACTTAATGAAATAGCCCATGACCTACCCAGTATCTTATTCTGCCGCTATACAACTTTGTATACGTTGTTTGTTGGCAGCCTTGTTATTTACAAAGTTTTCCCCCCCCAACAGATTTCTGTTGGAAAGTTGCACAAATTATACCCCCAGAGAAGTATCAGTTCATATAGAAGACTACAGGGTCATGTTGTgtcttgtattgtattgtatacaGCTTCCATATAGTCTGTTCAGGGAACAGTCAAGTAGAGCTTCAAAGCCTAAAAGGTGTAGCCTCAAGAAGACAAAAAAGTAACACTTGGTTTGAATAATAATTGGAGGTCAGTTTTAATTCCACTCAATGACAAGAAATGGCTGGCTACACCTGTAATAGAGTACAGTGTTACAGTTAAATCCCTCCTCCTTTGGGTTCTGTTGCGTATTAGACTACAGTACACCCGTGTCCGGTGCAACTGACACCCATCTGGGGATGGCAATGGGCAAGATTTGCATGAACAGCGAAGCTTACATTTAGCTGTAAACTATACTAGGCTAGACCTATGTCTCGATCagtggtttaaaaaaatatatatattttatgtatCCAATAGCCACACTTGAATGTAACCACCTGCTTATTGTGTTGCTATAAAAAATGTTTCACTATGGATTGATAGGATCCATTGTTGCGACAGTGTTCCCACTCGATTGTGTTCCACTTGATTGATACACCGTAGCGAGCTCGATTCTCGACTAATCTAGGTCGACTGCACATAAATAGCAGCCATATAGACTAACAGAGAGTGTATGGTTTTTATATACTCATTTAAACGCTTTATACATTTAGCTTAAATCTCTCCTTTTGACTTGTAGCTATGATACGTGCACCAACCGGTTTATTGCTTGCTATAGGTTAGGTTAGGCTTGCTGTATGTGTTTATTGATTGAAACACACCAATGTTATGATTGAACGACATTGATTCTTGGTCAATAGCCTAACTGAACTTTGGGATGAAGGTTTATGATGATGGCTTACCTGAGCCGTATTTGACATCATGGGAGTGCAGCCGAACGTTGTGTCTCGTGTTCAGCAATTTCACAAGTGAACCGCAAGTGACATAGTTGAACTCGGACTCCCGACCCTGGCATTTGGACCACAAAAGAACGACCAAAAATGATTTGATGAAGGCGCGGAGAGCGTGAATTAATCCCATATTTGTGTCTAACCAAGAGCGAGAGGATGTAAAGCTCGAGGACAGGCACTTTCAAACATTAATGCTGATGTAAACCAATAAGAGCTTGACAAGTCCCTGAACACGGAAGTAAAGGATAACACACGCTGTACTGTGATTGGTTGAAGCACGTGTGACGTCATGCATATTGATAATATATTTGTAAGGCGGAAATTAAAATATTGCCAGAAAACTACTGAGGATACTAGATTGAAACATTGTTGTAACACACTATTGCCTTTTGTCAGAGGAAAACAACACACAATTGTCATGTTGTTAAAGACTCTAGCGCTCAAGCCATAGatggttctctctgctaccgaacggcaagcagtaccggtgcACCAGgtttggaaccaacaggaccctgaacagcttcttacccccaagccatgggactgctaaacaagactgctttCACTGACTCTGTGCACACACACTAGACTGCTAcctatatgtactgtacatagttacctcaattacctcgtacccctgcacattaactaggtactggtactccctgtatatagccatgttattacctcgtacccctgcacatcgaatcgttactggtactccctgtatatagccatgttattgttatttgttattcagtgtttgtttattcctcatgtcactatttatattttttatctttaagtctgcattgttggaaacTGACCAGGACATAAGcatttagtctacacctgttgtttaccaagcatgtgacaaatcaaatgttttttaatgttttatttagtAGGTAATCAAAGACCACTTGATATTACTTGggtttacatgtttttttttaaaaattTGAGTATTTTTATGTGGCCATTGTACACAGACCCCATTGGCCAACCACCATATCATTCAATGACTTCTCTTTCCTCCATATGCACTATATAAAGCTGGACATGTAAAAACAGATTATATTTTCCTTTCACCTGCCCTGTGCTTTCAGGTCAATGATattaaggagaggagacaagaaaAGAAGGTAAGGAGAGAAACCCTacttctgtaacggttttcttcggtggaagaaggagaggaccaaagtgcagcgtggttagtgttcatcttattttaataaatccaaaactgaacactacaaatacaaaaacaaccaatGTGAAAacccgaaacagttctatctggtgcagacacacaaagactgaagacaaccacccacaaaaaccAATACAACAcagactacctaaatatggttcccaatcagagacaatgactaacacctgcctctgattgagaaccatatcaggccaaaacgagaaaccccacatagaaacagaaaacagatcatacccacccaactcacaccctgaccacactaaaacaaagaaaatacaaaagaactatggtcagaacgtgacaacgtcAGACaattgtctcagcctccagtatttatgctgcagtagtttttgtcggggggctagggtcagttggttacctggagtacttctcctgtcttatccagtgtcctgtgtgaatttaagtatgctctctctaattctctcgttctctctttctctctgagaacctgagccctaggaccatacgtcaggactagcgggcatgatgacaccttgctgtccccagtccgcctggccttgctgctattccagtttcaactgttctgcctgtggttacggaacccctacctgtcccagacctgctgttttcaactcttaatgatcggctatgaaaagccaactgagatttattcctgattattatttgaccatgcttgtcatttatgaacattttgaaaatcttggctctctctaattttctccttctctctttctttctctcggaggacctgagccctaggaccatacgtcgggactaccggccgtggtgactccttgctgtccccagtccgcctggccttgctgctattccagtttcaactgttctgcctgcggttatggaacccctacctgtcccagacctgctgttttcaactcttaatgatcggctatgaaaagccaactgagatttattcctgattattatttgaccatgcttgtcatttatggaaattttgaaaatcttggctctctctaattttctccttctctctttctttctctcggaggacctgggccctaggaccatgcgtcgggactgccgcccgtggtgactccttgctgtccccagtccgcctggccttgctgctattccagtttcagctgttctgcctgcggttatggaaccgccacctgtcccagacctgttgtttttcaactcttgatgatcggctatgaaaagccaactgaaaattattcatgattattatttgaccatgcttgtcacttatgaacatttttgaacatcttggcatagttctgttataatctccacccggcacagccagaagaggactggccacccctcatagcctggttcctctctaggtttcttcctaggttttggcctttctagggagtttttcctagccaccgtgcttctacacctgcattactagctgtttggggttttaggctgggtgtctgtacagcacttcgagatattagctgatgtacgaagggctatataaaataaaattgattgattgattgatctccAATTGATCAACATATGGCccttatacagtatatacacacacagtccttTCGGTAAACCTATGAATTAAAAAACACTATTTGGAGTCAGGTTCTTTAAGATACAATTTATTACATGTCACAGAATCTGTCCTTAAGTAGAATGACTTCATGGGACATTTCATTCCGGGCCGACCTATCGTGTCCCAGAGAAAGGGATGACGATCCTTCCCAGTTTCTGGGAGAGGTATATCTCCCTCCTGGTCTGTCTGTTGAGGCTGGACAGGGCGGCCTGGAGGATCCCCCTCAGAGTCGTAGTGGTAGAGCCTGAACTCCGGGAGCCGCTGCTCACCGGAGGGAGACGGCCTGTGTACCTGTGATGAGGGGTCTGGCCAAGCTTCTGTGAAAAGAGGAGAAATCCGTTATCTATTATGTTGTCTAACTACACAGTGCAGTTTAAATCAGGAGTCACCAACCGTCCTCCTGAAGAGCTACTGTATGTGCCAGCttctgctccagccctatacaaGCACCTGATTCAGCCAATCCCGGTTCGAAGGAGCAGATGATTagttagaatcaggtgtgttagattAGGGCTGGAATGCactgcatgcacgcacacacacacacctgattggGATTGACATTAAGGTCTGAAAAGAACattcttttaaaaatatatttttaacgaTAATTTGCAAGAAAATGTAAATGAGCTATTAACACGCTGAGATGCCACATACAGTATTGTCTGCCTGTCAGGGGAAGAAGCAGAAAAATACTGAAATTATTTGTATTTTGGTTGTTATCAGTTTCTAAATATCTCAGAGAAGGCTCAACTTGCCTAACTGCCATAAATGCCGTTTTATTTCACCTAATGTTGACTTCCTGCAAGCACAGGAATCTCAGCACATCGGCTTTTACACTATGAtatgactattagatgttcaatatttctttagataaaaaaaaaaaaaaggaatagttgcaccatattaaaacgagagttcagtttCATTAACAAGGTTGACCTAAAAATTAGGGACATGTTGTGTTTTTAAAATGAACATTAAACACAAATCACATGCAATAAATGATATTTTTCACaaattactttgtcaaagcaacaaaaaagTTAGGGCTTTACAATGAGAGTCAAAACTTCAACAAACTTtagggttaagtgggttaaataGTAAAAGTCACAGAGGATGGACATTTTAAAATGCTGAATTATGGctctttagcaagtctttattcatatataAAGAAAATCTGATTCATTGAATTTTCCATCTGGTCTATATTAAATGGTACTTAATTTAATATAGCAGGTGTTTAAAAATGCAATATTTGTGCAGCATTTCTAATAACACTATCGAAGGGACGCAAAGGCATTCAATTCGCGGATatggaatgacccatatactctTGAAGAATAGACCTTCTGAATGCCTCATGAGTTTAATTCAACtgtccccatcagaacccaacatataagctagttttactccaatgtttgtaaacgatGTAAatctaaacaaacactatataaccTCCAGAAATTgtatcatgttgatatcatggatggtcagtccttgcatccatagctctgtctatgaatttggaagtggttacatttctccaggcccgtCCCTCAgcctttttaccaaaacagacaCGCGCGGGGGATATTGTTTCAATTAATGATTCTAGTTTAAATGTcaatccctacacacacacacacacgtgcgcacttACCTTTTTGTTGAAAAGCTCAGGGTTAATGTATTCTGCCTTTGCATCGGCATGGGTGTCAAAGGTCATCTTATTCAGCCAGTCCTGTTGCTCCGTCCTCAGAATGGTTGACGACTGCTCCTCTGGTATCTCTTTCATGTTTCCTGTGCACTGATTGGTCGAGGGGTCCAGGTCAAGTCCTTCGACCAAAGAGATCACAACATATTTAGGTGTGGGTGATGGAGAGGCGTCAACCGCCAAAGGGCCAGCAGCAGTTACATTCAATGGAGATACATTCATCTCCTTGTCTAACGTTGATGTCTTCTTCTGATCACGGAGGGCAGAGTTATCAGGTGTAGAGCTGATAAACAGCGGGGCCCCGTCTGCTTTTCTGGCCTGGAGAAGTTTCAGCAGGACTTTGGAAACTACCATCTCTAGCTCCTTGTAGGTCCCTCTTCTCTCAAGGAAAGCTTTGAATTCCTCATTCAGGTACTGAGCCATGGGGTCGCAGAGACTGACAATGGATGACAGGGCTTGGGAAGAGGAGCCTGAGGTTCTGCTGAACAGAACCGTGTCTTCATCTGACATCCATTCCTGGTCCTGGTCCAACAGTTTTAGATTTCTGAAGAGGTCACATTCTGATATGAGAGAATAACCTTGACTGTTGTCGGGGTCGGAGCTTCCCGGCTCATCCATCCTCATCAGACTGTTGTCGGGGTCGGAGCTTCCCAGCTCATCCATCCTCTTCAGATTGTTGTCGGGGTCGGAGCTTCCCGGCTCATCCATCCTCATCAGACTGTTGTCGGGGTCGGAGCTTCCCAGCTCATCCATCCTCTTCAGACTGTTGTCGGGGTCGGAGCTTCCCGGCTCATCCATCCTCTTCAGATTGTTGTCGGGGTCGGAGCTTCCCACCGCATCCATCCTCATCAGACTGTTGTCAGGGTCTGAGCTTCCCGCCGCATCCATCCTCATCAGACTTTTGTCAGGGTCTGAGCTTCCCGCTGCATCCGTCCTCATCAGACTGTTGTCAGGGTCTGAGCTTCCCGCCGCATCTATCCTCATCAGACTGTTGTCAGGGTCTGAGCTTCCCGGCTCATCCATCCTCTTCAGACTGTTGTCAGGGTCTGAGCTTCCCACCGCATCCATCCTCTTCAGACTGTTGTCAGGGTCTGAGCATCCCGGCTCATCCATCCTCTTCAGACTGTTGTCAGGGTCTGAGCATCCCGGCTCATCCATCCTCTTCAGACTGTTGTCAGGGTCTGAGCTTCCCGGCTCATCAATCCTCATCCGACTGTTGTCAGGGTCTGAGCTTCCCGCTGCATCCATCCTCTTCAGACTGCTGTCAGGGTCTGAGCTTCCCACTGCATCCATCCTCACCAGACTGTTGTCAGGGTCTGAGCTTCCCACTGCATCCATCCTCACCAGACTGTTGTCAGGGTCTGAGCTTCCCGCTGCATCCATCCTCTTCAGACTGCTGTCAGGGTCTGAGCATCCCACCACATCCATCCTCTTCAGACTGTTGTCAGGGTCTGAGCTTCCCACTGCATCCATCCTCACCAGACTGTTGTCAGGGTCTGAGCTTCCCACCACATCCATCCTCTTCAGAATAGATGTTCAGAATCCAGACGTTATAACGGCCTGTAACAGGCCTGATGTTTTTTCAATGTAGACTATGTAGGCCTCGTCATTTTTTGCAAACGAAAAAGGCTTGGCTTACTACTTGTCCAATCACTTGTCTCAGTGATTGCACAAATGCATAATGGGAACAATAGAATGAAAGAATTAGAATGTTGGCCAATTATGCATCATCCATTATGTCATTGAGAAGAAAATAAGTCATTCACAGAATATAGAAACAAATAAATATGATTAAGATTTCTGAATGTTTTATTTCTGTGATGATCAGTCTTTGTTTAAATAGGTGTAGGCTTTGGCTATAGGGATGGACCAACAGCCATGTGGTAGCCCAGCGCATTATAGCTTATACCTTGAATATAGCATCAATTACACATAATTATTCACtcaaatattttacatttgactaaagaaaaaaaaaagagagaaataaatTCTAAGACACGTCACATAAAAGTACCATTTTGATCCAATAGAGGTCACGTGAATCCATAAAATTAGGTTACGGATTTCATTGCAGCCGTGAGTCAGT encodes the following:
- the LOC139544930 gene encoding stromal cell-derived factor 2-like: MGLIHALRAFIKSFLVVLLWSKCQGRESEFNYVTCGSLVKLLNTRHNVRLHSHDVKYGSGSGQQSVTGVESADDANSYWRIRGKPNGTCQRGVPIQCDQAIRITHMTTGRNLHTHHFSSPLSNNQEVSAFGENGEGDDLDVWRVQCDGSIWERDEAVRFKHVGTDAFLTVTGEQYGHPIRGQREVHGMGTANQNNYWKAMEGVFIQPSQEPLRHNHEEF